The Marinilongibacter aquaticus genome has a window encoding:
- the nadA gene encoding quinolinate synthase NadA, whose amino-acid sequence MEAFVDTEIDFVAEIARLKKEKNAVILAHYYQTGDIQDVADYIGDSLGLSQQAAKTKADMIVFAGVRFMAETAKILSPDKKVVLPDFDAGCSLEESAPADKFLAFKAQYPEAIVISYVNCSAELKTLTDIVCTSTNAVKIVESVPKDQQIIFAPDKNLGNYLNRKTGRNMILWDGACMVHETFSADLIEKMKEQYPEAEVIAHPESEKPVLDKASYIGSTTGLLKYTINSPSKEFIVATESGILHQMKKASPNKVFHVAPTAKNGHACQACQDCPHMKLNTMEKLYRCLKDESPEIILSEEILKAAKAPIDRMLEISARFGL is encoded by the coding sequence ATGGAAGCATTTGTGGATACTGAAATAGATTTTGTGGCGGAAATTGCCCGACTAAAAAAAGAAAAAAACGCGGTGATCTTGGCCCACTATTATCAAACGGGCGATATTCAAGATGTAGCCGATTATATAGGCGATAGCTTGGGGCTTTCGCAGCAAGCCGCCAAAACAAAAGCAGACATGATCGTGTTTGCTGGAGTGCGTTTCATGGCCGAAACGGCCAAGATTTTATCGCCCGACAAGAAGGTTGTTTTACCCGATTTCGATGCCGGTTGCTCTTTGGAAGAATCGGCTCCCGCAGACAAATTTTTGGCATTCAAGGCTCAATACCCCGAAGCCATTGTCATTTCATATGTCAATTGCTCTGCCGAATTGAAAACCCTGACAGACATTGTGTGCACCAGCACCAATGCGGTCAAAATTGTGGAAAGTGTACCCAAAGATCAACAGATTATTTTTGCTCCAGACAAGAACTTGGGAAATTACCTGAACCGCAAAACAGGGCGAAACATGATTCTTTGGGATGGGGCTTGCATGGTGCACGAAACATTTTCGGCCGACCTGATCGAAAAGATGAAAGAGCAATATCCCGAGGCCGAGGTGATCGCCCACCCCGAAAGTGAGAAGCCCGTACTCGACAAGGCCAGCTATATTGGCTCGACCACTGGCCTTTTGAAATATACGATCAATAGCCCTTCAAAAGAATTTATAGTGGCCACAGAGTCTGGTATTTTACACCAAATGAAAAAGGCCTCGCCAAACAAAGTTTTCCATGTGGCCCCTACGGCAAAAAACGGACACGCATGCCAAGCTTGCCAAGACTGCCCGCACATGAAACTCAATACCATGGAAAAGCTTTACCGCTGCTTAAAAGACGAAAGTCCAGAAATTATCCTTTCCGAGGAAATTCTGAAAGCCGCTAAAGCACCCATCGACCGTATGTTGGAAATTTCGGCACGGTTTGGCCTATAA